GCTTCGGGCCGATGTACCACGTCGAGCGCATGGGCGGCGCGTTCGTGCTCGCGGCGCTCGCCGTGCCGGAGGCCGACTTCGAGCGCGTCGCCGAACAGGTGAACGCGCTGCCGGAGGTGGCACACAATTATCGCCGCGAGCACCGGCTCAACATGTGGTTCGTGCTCGCGACCGAGACACCCGGCGGGATCGAGGCCGCCATCGCGCGCATCGAGCGCGAGACGGGGCTGCCGGTCTTCGCGTTTCCGAAGGAG
The sequence above is drawn from the Betaproteobacteria bacterium genome and encodes:
- a CDS encoding AsnC family transcriptional regulator, with the translated sequence MRPASRSPRMARAPDATDRRIVNALQGGFPLVDEPFRAAAANLGLAEAELIARIERMLKEKILTRFGPMYHVERMGGAFVLAALAVPEADFERVAEQVNALPEVAHNYRREHRLNMWFVLATETPGGIEAAIARIERETGLPVFAFPKEREYFVEMKLSA